GACGAAGGACCTGAAGCTGCACCATGCGACGATCACCATGGATCCCGCGACCCACAACCCCGTGGACAAGGATGGCGTGGTGCTGATCGCCAAGGGAGGCAAGGGACAGTTCTTCACGAAGATCAAGCCGTAGACCGGCAGACTGTAGATTCGGAAAATACAGTATACCGAAAAACGCAAATATGCTATAGTTGGAACTGATGAGGGCGAACCCCCGTTCGCCCTCATCAATACGTGAAAGGGGTGATCCGTCTTTGGCGACGCTGATCCAGCAGATCATCAACGGCCTTTCCCTGGGGTCGGTCTACGCACTTATCGCCGTTGGCTATTCTCTCGTGTATTCCATCCTTTTATTTTCCAATTTCGCTCACGGCGGTTTTCTCGTTATCGGAGGCTACATATGCTACGGCACGCTTCGTACCTTCGGAACGGGGATCTGGATGTCCGGGGCCCTGGCCCTCGCGGGGGCAGGGCTTGCCGCAGTCCTCACCGAGCGGCTTGCCTACCGTCCCATCCGTGAACGGACCAATGTCACGCTGTACCTTCTCATTGCCTCCATGGGCATGAGCATCGTCATCGAAAACATTTTCGTCATTGTGGCGGGAGGCCGCTTCCGGGCCCTTCCTCCCGTCATTCCCACGGCTCCGGTCAATCTCATGGGAATGGCGACCACAAGCGCTTTCGACCTCCTTTCTCTCGTGTCCGCGGTGGTTTTCCTCGGCGCACTGCAGCTTTTTCTCTCGAAAACCAGGTGGGGCCTCGCCATACGGGCGGCGGCCTATGACCTGCGGACCGCCGGCCTCATGGGAGTGAACGTGAACCTGCTGATCTCCATCGTCTTTTTCGTCGCCGGAGCCCTTGCGGCTGTCGGGGGCATTTTCCTTTCCGTGCGCTATACCCTGTATCCCCAGCTCGGGGCCATCACCATCAAGGCTTTTGTCGCCGCGGTGATCGGCGGCCTCGGCTCCCTGCCCGGAGCGGTGGTGGGCAGCCTGATCCTGGGACTTGCGGAGATGCTGACCGCCGGGTTCATCTCGAGCCAGATGAGGGACCTGGTTGTGTTTTCCATGCTGGTGGTTACCCTGCTCGTCAAGCCCACAGGGCTTTTCGGGAAGAGCGTCAGCGAGAAAGTGTAGGTGACGCCCACTATGTCCGGATATACTGAAGGTATTCTCATCCTCCTCTGCATCAACGCCATCGCCGCCATGGGCGTTTCCCTCCTGACCGGCTTCACGGGGATATTCTCCCTCGGCCACGCGGCCTACATGGCCCTCGGAGCCTACACAACCGCCATCCTGACGGTGCAGCACGACATCCACTGGCTTCCCGCCATCCTCCTGGGAGGGGTTGTGGCCGTGGCCGTCGCCTACTTCATAGGCGTTCCCACCCTGAAGCTCATGGGCGACTATTACGCCATCGCCTCCATCGGCCTCGGCGAAGCCATCCGCCTCATCCTGGAGAACTGGCAGTCTGTTACCAGAGGTGCCCGGGGATACCCCGGGATCGATCCCTACACCACCCTGCCCGTGGCCCTGGCCTTTTTCGTGGTGCTGGCGGTCTTCATGTTCAACCTTATCAACAGCCGTTTCGGCCGGGCCTGCAAGGCCTGCCGGGATGACCACATCGCTTCGTCCCTCCTGGGTTTCCACACGGCACGGATACGGGTGCTCAGTCTCATGATCTCCGCTTTCTACTGCGGAGTGGCCGGAGCCCTGCTCGGAGGATTCCTCTCCTTCATCCAGCCCGTCATGTTCGACATGCTCAAGTCCACGGAGCTCACCGCCGTGGTGGTCTTCGGCGGACTGGGGTCCATGAGCGGGTCGCTCCTGGGAACAGCGGTGATCACCCTGGTGACGGAACTTTTCCGTCCCATTTCCCAGTACCGCATGCTGATATACGGAGCGGTCCTCGTCATTATCATGGTCCTTCGCCCCGAGGGAATCATGGGCAACCGTGAATTCCTCTCCTGGGTGAAGGCGCCCTTCCGGAGGCGTGCATGATGAGCTCATTCTTCGAACTTTCCGGCGTAACCAAGAATTTCGGCGGCGTTCAGGCAGTGAGCAAAATGACCTTCTCCATGGAGAAGGGAGAGCTCGCAGGCCTCATGGGCCCCAACGGAGCGGGAAAGACCACGGTGTTCAATCTGATCACCGGTGTGTATGACCCGGACGAAGGAAGCATACTTTTCAAGGGAGAAAACCTCGTTCCGCTGAAGACCTTCCAGGTCACGGCACGGGGAGTGGCCAGGACATTCCAGAATCTTCGCCTCTTCCAGCGCTCCACGGTCCTGGAGAACGTGATGACCGCGGCACAGCACCACGTGCCCTATACCTTCGTGGAGGGCATCACGCATCTCGGCAGGTGGCGCTCAAAGGAGCGGGAGATCCGGGAAAAAAGCATGACTCTCCTTGAGCGGGTGGGCCTGGCGGACAGGGCCGGGCAGGCGGCTGGGACCCTTCCCTACGGCTACCAGCGGAGGCTCGAGATCGCCAGGGCCCTCGCCCTGGATCCGGAACTTCTTCTGCTCGACGAGCCTGCGGCAGGCA
The sequence above is a segment of the Aminivibrio pyruvatiphilus genome. Coding sequences within it:
- a CDS encoding branched-chain amino acid ABC transporter permease — protein: MATLIQQIINGLSLGSVYALIAVGYSLVYSILLFSNFAHGGFLVIGGYICYGTLRTFGTGIWMSGALALAGAGLAAVLTERLAYRPIRERTNVTLYLLIASMGMSIVIENIFVIVAGGRFRALPPVIPTAPVNLMGMATTSAFDLLSLVSAVVFLGALQLFLSKTRWGLAIRAAAYDLRTAGLMGVNVNLLISIVFFVAGALAAVGGIFLSVRYTLYPQLGAITIKAFVAAVIGGLGSLPGAVVGSLILGLAEMLTAGFISSQMRDLVVFSMLVVTLLVKPTGLFGKSVSEKV
- a CDS encoding branched-chain amino acid ABC transporter permease, producing the protein MSGYTEGILILLCINAIAAMGVSLLTGFTGIFSLGHAAYMALGAYTTAILTVQHDIHWLPAILLGGVVAVAVAYFIGVPTLKLMGDYYAIASIGLGEAIRLILENWQSVTRGARGYPGIDPYTTLPVALAFFVVLAVFMFNLINSRFGRACKACRDDHIASSLLGFHTARIRVLSLMISAFYCGVAGALLGGFLSFIQPVMFDMLKSTELTAVVVFGGLGSMSGSLLGTAVITLVTELFRPISQYRMLIYGAVLVIIMVLRPEGIMGNREFLSWVKAPFRRRA
- a CDS encoding ABC transporter ATP-binding protein — protein: MSSFFELSGVTKNFGGVQAVSKMTFSMEKGELAGLMGPNGAGKTTVFNLITGVYDPDEGSILFKGENLVPLKTFQVTARGVARTFQNLRLFQRSTVLENVMTAAQHHVPYTFVEGITHLGRWRSKEREIREKSMTLLERVGLADRAGQAAGTLPYGYQRRLEIARALALDPELLLLDEPAAGMNAEEVASLNLLIQDIHRDFALTILVIEHHMDLVMEICPHIICMNFGAKIAEGTPREVQNHPEVLKAYLGEEEDE